The Xanthocytophaga agilis DNA window ACAGACCACATCAGATGGCTTCCACTCTCAAATACAGCATTTAACTGAGCTGTTTGCTTATATAGTTTTTCTTCGTTCTGCTTTCTTTCAATTGCCAGGGCGATTTGACCTGAGATAAAATCCAATAGTTCAAGATCACGGGTGCTATACGTGTTGGGATTGTCATAGGACTTTACCGCAATGATTCCGGTAGTCCGGCTCTCAATCTTTAAAGGTACACCCATCCATACCTTGGGGGTTTTACCATATAATTCCAGATTGTTCTCCTCTGCAAGACGAAGAATCTGTTCTTCATATAAGAACAACGGCTTATTGTAGAACATGGCAAACTCGGTGAGTCCGCGACCTACACGACGCTGGGTGACACGCAAATCACTGCTGGTGTCCTCATCTACAAAATATGGATAATAGAGAAAGTTACGCTCATTGTTGTACAGCGTAATATAGAAGTTGCGTACATCAATAATCTTCCCTAATTCTTTGTGGATATTCTGATACAAGATATCCAGGTTACCACTTTTGGTAGTTAAGTTGGCAATACTATAGTACAGATTCTGTGCACGTTCTGCCCGAATTCGTTCGGTTGTATCATATAATATACAGCGAAGAGCTGTGGGCTTGCCAGCTTCATACCTACAACTTACACTACCTGCCAGATAAATGTCCTGGCCAGATTTGCTTCGGAATACAGTCTGAAACTTATAGATCTTTTCGCCGTTTGCAATGCGGTTAAATTTACTAAGTGTACTTTTGAGATGTTGAGGATGAACAATCTCGCGAATATTTAGCTTTTCGATTTCAGCCCCACTGTATCCAAGTTTATCCTGCCAGGCCCGATTGGCAAAAAGAACGTCTCCTTTTAGGGATATGATCTGAATCAGGTCATTGGCATTATCAAACAAATCCTGTAATTGTGCGTGAGTTCTGGCTAGAATGGCAGTGACTTTCTTTTTATCTGTAATATCTTCTCCTACACGGGTAATAGCCGAAATCTCTCCTTTTTGGGTATTCAATACAACAGAACTAAACTGTATGTAACGAAGATTTCCATCTTTACCTAATAAGCTTCGTTCAGTAATCTCAAAGAACCCTCCATTTTTTAGTGCATTATAAAATTCCTTGCGACGGGGTACATGGTCTGATACTGGTACAAATACATCAAAAAAGTTTTGTCCAAGTACTTCTTCTCTTGACCATCCGGTTACTTTTAAGAGGTAATCATTGCAAAAAGAAATTGTTTCGTCACTTTCAATCCGAAAACATACCAGATTTACTTTCTCAAGTGTCCGCAGAAATTGCTCTTCCGCATCCCGTTGGGCTACCTGCCGTTTTTTCTCTTCCTCTGCTATTTTGATTTCTGTGATATCCCGACCATAGATAGCTATAGCTTCTCTTCCCAGATAGATGGCTTTTTTTAAGAGTATCTCGAATAAGAAGGTGCCTTTTTTACTAACGAGTTGTCTTTCAATGGTTAGTTCTTCTCCTTGCCAGGTGCGTTTTAAATATTCCTGAAATCGCTCAAAGTCCAGACCATAGGCCTCACAAAAGTTTTTGGCAGATCGGCTGATAAGTTCTTCTCTTGAATATTGAAACCAATGTAAGGCAGCCCTGTTTGCATCCAGTACATTCCCTTCCCTATCGAAAATGATGATTAGCTCATCATTGTTTTGTGTCAGAGGCTGGTCAAACTCTTTGGCCCGTAATGGGCTATTAAATAATTGATTGTATCCTGATTTTGAAATAGAAGCAGGTATTGCCTCTCCCAAACCAGGTTGAGTAAGTTTCTCGTATTGAGCAATCTTGTGATTTAAGCGATCGATCTCCTGTAATAATCTACTCTTTTCTTGCTGGGTCACTGAATCAATATAATCCATATTGTCAACGTTCTCTCTTTGTAAAGTGAAAAATACTATCTTGCTGGTTCAAAAAACAAGGGCCGTTTTCATGAAGTTTATAGTATAATTAGTAAAGCATCGAAAAGAGCAGGTTCTAGAGCGAGACGACACTATTCTGACGGGCGTAGCAAAAGTTACGGACCGAAAAATAGGAGAAGGCACAGCCTAAAAGATGCTTTTGAAGCCTTTATAAAATTATACTCTACATCTTCCAATTTAAAAGTAACAAATATTCCTGAGAAAACGTGTCCTCTCCGCTTTTGTATGCAAGAAGTCAATTATTTAGTAGTGATAGTAGGTCCTACAGCAGTAGGGAAAACCGAATTGTGTGTGCGTTTAGCTCATTATTTTAAGACTGAAATCATATCAGCAGATTCACGCCAGTTTTATCGTGAAATGACTATTGGCACAGCTAAGCCTACCGCGGATGAACAAGAAGGAATAACACACCATTTCATCAACTCCCATAGTGTTGTAGAAGAGTACAATGCTGCTGCATTTGAACAGGATGCATTAGGTTGTATCCAATCAGTTTTAGCACAACATAAAGTTTGTATTCTCACAGGTGGGTCTACTTTATATATCAAAATGCTGACAGATGGAATGGATGAGATTCCTGATGTTGATCCAGAAATACGGGTACAACTTCAGCAAACATTAGATACACAGGGGTTAGAAGTGCTGATTAAACAACTGGATGAACTGGACCCTGTATATGGACAACAGGTAGATCGGGCAAATCCACAACGTGTGATGCGAGCCCTGGAAGTGAGTATTGGAACTGGAATGCCCTATTCTTCCTTTCGGAAAGGAACAAAAGTAGAACGACCTTTTCAGATTATAAAGATTGGTCTGAACCGTGATAGAGAAGAGTTATACCAGCGGATTGATTTACGTATGGACCTGATGCTGAAAAATGGTTTGGTAGATGAAGTTCGTAGTTTGGCAGCATATAGAGATAAAAATGCTCTACAAACTGTAGGATATAGAGAAGTGTTTGAATTTCTGGATGGTATGTATGACGAGGCTGAAATGATTCGTTTACTGAAACGAAATTCCAGGCGTTATGCAAAACGCCAGCTTACATGGTTTACCCGTGATACAGAATATCAATGGTTTCATCCTAGCCAGTTTAAAGAGATTGTACAGTATATAGAACAGCAGATGAATAATCCTAAACTGCCATAGGCTTAAATCCAAATAATGAAGCTATAATACGGTAAGGCATATGTTTACATAACTCATTGTAGTTGCCTCGTGCGGATCTGAATTTTTTCTGTGTTTGCAGCAAAAGAGACGCATTTTGGCTTAAAGCCGTTTGTAAGCGGTTTGCTTCGTTATTATCTGCAAATCCCAGGTTTTCAATGGATTGGGCAATTGTCTTAGTTTCTGCCGCCAGTTTGGTTTCATTGTAACCTCCTTCCTGATCAGCTACCAGATTGGTATTCAGTAATTCTCCCAACTGCATAAGTAACTGCACTCGCTGAAATGCTACCTTGCCTACATTCTGAAGATAGATATCTGTATTACTTTTGCGGGTTCTCAGACTATTAAGAACCACCATACCCCACA harbors:
- the miaA gene encoding tRNA (adenosine(37)-N6)-dimethylallyltransferase MiaA, which gives rise to MQEVNYLVVIVGPTAVGKTELCVRLAHYFKTEIISADSRQFYREMTIGTAKPTADEQEGITHHFINSHSVVEEYNAAAFEQDALGCIQSVLAQHKVCILTGGSTLYIKMLTDGMDEIPDVDPEIRVQLQQTLDTQGLEVLIKQLDELDPVYGQQVDRANPQRVMRALEVSIGTGMPYSSFRKGTKVERPFQIIKIGLNRDREELYQRIDLRMDLMLKNGLVDEVRSLAAYRDKNALQTVGYREVFEFLDGMYDEAEMIRLLKRNSRRYAKRQLTWFTRDTEYQWFHPSQFKEIVQYIEQQMNNPKLP